The Aquidulcibacter paucihalophilus genomic interval GGCCGACATCGGTCCGGTCGATGACATTCAGTTGCTCGGCTTTGCAGGCCGGTTGGTCCGGCCCGCCGCCTTGCGACGCCGGAGGTTGTCCCGCAGGGCCGTGGCCAGCCTCTGCGCCCGTGCTGTCGCGGGCGTTTTCGCCGGTGCCAGCGGGTCCGGCAGGGATGCCGGCAGGTCGGGTCGGGGCGCGGCGGTCTCGGACTCATCCATGGGCCGATCAGACCCGCTGCAGAACTTTTCCGCAAGCGGGTGCATTCTGGGCTTCCCCCTTTGTCCCCGGTTGGCTATAGGGCCGCTTCCTCAGAACAGGCCGCCGTAGCTCAGTGGTAGAGCGCATCCTTGGTAAGGCTGAGGTCGTGGGTTCGATTCCCCCCGGCGGCACCACTTCTGAAGACAGAAAGGGCGGAGCTTTTACAAGCTCCGCCCTTTTCCGTTTCGGCCTGCCCTGGCGGGCGCTCAGTTGTCGTCGGCCCGATTCGGCTGGACCAGCGGAAAGCGCCGCGGAGGCCCGCCCGGCCGCATGACCCGCGACTCGAACGCCCCGGCCGCCTCGGGCGGCTGATAGCCCGGGAAGGCATAGCCGCTGTCATCGAAGTAGGGATTGCCGTAGCCGCCGCCATAGCCCCCGTAGGGATAGCCGTTCTCGACCTGGCGATAGCGCAGGTCCAGTCGGCCGTTCTCGCCGATCGGCAGGGAAACGGCGACGCCGTAGTCGCGATAGCCGCCGGTGCCGATGCCGAAACTGACCTCGCCGTGCATCTTGCGATCGTCGGCCGGTTCGCGCGCGGCCTCGGCCCACGGCCTTTCCGCGGTCGAGCGCCCCGCGATCCAGCGATCAATCTGCTGGTCCGTGGTCAGGCCATGCGGCACGGCGTCCTGGGTCGCGCCCGCGGTGGAGGCGGCGACCGGCTGGACGTTGGCTTCAAGGTCGACCGTGGTGGCCGGAGCGGTGACGACGACGCCGTCAGGGTCCGAAGCCATCAATGCGGCCGCGAGGATCAGTCCGGATACGGCCATGCAAGGAACTCCACTGGAAGGATCACCCTAGCCGCAAATGAGGCCAAGGTCAGGCCGTTCCGTCGCCGCGGCCGAGGGGGTCGGGCAGGGTGCCGCCCAGGGGGACGAAGCTGAGCGCCACGGAGTTGATGCAGTAGCGCAGGCCGCCCGGTCCGGGTCCGTCCGGGAACACATGCCCCTGATGGCTGTCGCAGCGGGCGCAGCGGGTCTCGGTGCGGGTCATGCCGTACGACCGGTCGGTGATGGCCCGGACGTGGGCCGGATCGACCGGCTCGGTGAAACTGGGCCAGCCGGTGCCGCTCTCGAACTTGGTCCCGGTCCGGAACAGCGGCAGACCGCATTCCCGGCAGCAGAACACCCCTGCCCGCTTCTCGCCCAGCAAGGTCCCGCAGAACGGGGCCTCGGTACCGTGCGCGAGCAGCACGCGCTTCTCCTCGGCGGACAGGTCGGCCTCCAGCGCGACGCGCTGGCTGTCGCTCGGCGGCGTCAGGTCATAGCCGGACTGGGAACGCAGGGCCGGGGCGGTGTCTGGATCGGTCATGGCCATGAAATAGGAAGTGCCGGCCGTGGGTTCCAGCCTTCTTCCTCCGCTCCATGCGGAGGAGCGCATAGGACTTCGTCCTGAAGCACCGATCCAGGCCCGCGCGGGCCCTCGTCGGGGGCGGATCGTGGATCAATCGTCGCCGTAGACTGTGCTCGGAATGCCGTTGCTGCGGAGCAGATCGGCGGCCAGCAGGTGCCGGTCACCGTACTGGGTCCCGTATTTCGCATGAAGTTCGGTGTACCAGATCGCCCGCCGCCGGGTCATCTCGGCGAGCAGAAGGCGCATTTCGTCGTAGCTATGCTTCTGAACCAGACGGTCGACCGTGGTGCAGTCCGGCGCCAGGGGCAACTGGATTTCGTGCCGGTGCCAGGCCCG includes:
- the msrB gene encoding peptide-methionine (R)-S-oxide reductase MsrB, coding for MTDPDTAPALRSQSGYDLTPPSDSQRVALEADLSAEEKRVLLAHGTEAPFCGTLLGEKRAGVFCCRECGLPLFRTGTKFESGTGWPSFTEPVDPAHVRAITDRSYGMTRTETRCARCDSHQGHVFPDGPGPGGLRYCINSVALSFVPLGGTLPDPLGRGDGTA